The following nucleotide sequence is from Rattus rattus isolate New Zealand chromosome 7, Rrattus_CSIRO_v1, whole genome shotgun sequence.
CCAATCACACTGAGGTACATTTTTGGATAGGAATCATCAAGTCAGACAAAATCACTAAAACCAACTGAACCCTGGGAGCCTAGTTTTGAGTGGTAATGGTAGACCCCCAGACAGAAGCTCAGCTATGGCTACTACACCCCAGGCAGAGGCTCAAGGCTCTACTGTTCTGTTCCCAAACTATGGGGAGTTCCATGTGAAGATTCAGAAAGGGAAGCTAGAAACCCAGTGTGTGTCCTTTATTCTCCCCGGGAGCCATGTTGACTCCCTTCTGCAGGCTGATGGGAGGAAGGGCGCTGCTCTTCATGTGGACTGTGCTGTGGACGGATCTGACTGAGAGGAGCCCCAGTACCGAGCAGAATGGAGTTGAGAAGCCAGGGCGCTCACTAACAGAGCAGGGGACAAGTGGCCTCCTTAGAAGGTGTGCATGTTCTGGGTGTTCTGAGGTAACAGGCCTGTCCACATGGCCTGCATGTCCATTGATGGCCTCCCAGGCTGCTAGTGGAAGTGAGGTTGTTGCTGCCCCCCGTGGTGCTGGCCATTCTGAAGTCCGTTCCGTTCGTTTTCTGTTGTGGTTTAAGTGATGACCAGGAACAGGGAAGGGAGGCTACTTCCCTTCTTCTGGAGGTGGGCTGTGGCGGCATAAGTGatgagatggagggatggagaggggagagagaagtggagaaagGCTGTCAGCCCAGAGGAGGCTTGGACGATGTGCAACTGGGCCTGATGTAAGTAGACATCTGATGTAACAGACCTGTGGGCAGGAGGCTGAGCAGCTTCTTCCCAGTCCCCtgaagacaggagatggagaagtGAGGCCGAGACACCTAGCCTCTTGCCTGGGAGGCAGAACTCAGGCACCGAGTGAAGAGAGGGCTGCCTCTTCTAACCCCCAGCACTCTCCAGTAGCTAGCCCACCACAGAAACCAGTGGCCAGCCAGGCAGGGTCTATTGCTGGGATATCATGGTGAGTGCCCAGTCCAAGAAAGCCACCGTGACATCCTGCAGGCAGAGCCAGGTCCAATGGGCAGCTGTGCTGAACTGTGTCTTAATGCAGTCCCAGGTCACTTCCCCTCTAGGAGAAAAGCAGAACAATTGAGAGGGCTGGGGATCATGTGTGGGATTATGTTAGGGGCTACAGCTTAAACCCATAATTCCAGAGTAACTGACTGTGACAAAATGAATGGTCAGCCTTGTTCCCAGGGACAGAAGTGGGGCCCTGTAGAGCCTAGGGTGAGTTTACCTGCAGGCCTCGTGGCAATGCTCCTGGACTTGGGCCAGGGCTGCAAGCAGTAAGTGCCACGTGGGCAGCAGCACACTATGgtagaaaagcagcagcagctccttCAAGGAGTGGAAGAGCTGGTGCAGGGCCTCAGGGAGCTGGACCTGCAGCAGGACATGGAGAATGGTTAAGGTAAGATGGTAAGGGTGATGTCCTGTCCCAAGGATTCTGCCCATGCTGAATTGTTCCCTTCTGAGAACCCTGTCCCTGGGACGAAGGGTCCTTTTTTAATTCCTGATCTCCAGCTTACCCTCTGCAAGACACCAGCAAGGCTGTCACTGAAGAAGGCAAGGTAGGAGGCACAGTGGGCAGAAAGGAAGCTGAATGTGGCATAGATGTATGTCCAGGCCAGCTGCAAACTGGGCTGTATCACAGCAAGCAGGTAGGAGCCACAGGCTGGCAAGGTCTCCTGCAGCCAGCTGTAGACAAATTGGAAGGAGAGAGGTGTACTCTAAGCTTCCCTTAGCCAACATGCTCACCAAAGAACAGCCCAAAGAGGGAGGACGAGGGACAGGAGTATTCTAAGTACTTCCCACTGTCCATGCCCACCCACCCTGACCACCAGCACACCCTGCCCTCCTCGGCAATAGCTCACTTGTAGCTTTGCAGGCTGTAGGAGTAGAGCTTGGCACATACTTGCTGGGCAACAGGCAAGAGACCAGATGATTGAAGCAACCGGCCAGTGAGGGAGGCTGCAAAGGGAGCCTCCAGTGAGTGGGGAAGCAGGGGCAAGGACTTAAAAGACAGACATCCCAGACCCCTGGGTAGGCACAGTGAGGCAATGGAGCATTTTCATGTGCTCTTGGGTCTAATTAGACAGGTTTGGAAGATGATTTGGCGTGAGGGGCTGAAAACCTTCTGCTGGgtcaggaaaggaagaacaggTCACTGTGGAATCCTGGACTTAAAGTCAGAAAACTTTAGGTTTGACTCTTTGCCCTTTTATTAGCTgtgatcttttgtttttaaattacatgtactAGTTCAtttagtgttgtggtttgccttggagttctctctgaatttgtaaaataaaggcaagagctcaagatttgggcagagggaggagtcgggagcgagaggggaggagtcaggagaggggcgGAGTCATGAGGGGAGGAGTCATGAGGGGGAGGGtcgggagagggaaaggaaagactcGAGGAGAGAGTtgtcgtgggagaaggagaagctggagacctggcaaataaaaggtgcaagggatgagggatttgggaactaggaataggacagtgtaggttggatctgcccaatctagacgctagaatgttttcatattaattgagttgtgttttctttgtactggcTTATccggttggagaggaaactgcaacaaactgcaacaatttagtgcatgcatgtgcacatgcaataGCGcgcacatgccacagcatgcacagagaggtcagaggagttGAGTTGGTACCCTGGGGAAGGAACTCAGCTTGTCAAGTCTGCAAGCATGTTTGTTTGGCCACATCTTTCTCGCCCTACTAGCTATGATCTTAATCTGAGGCaaaatctttcttctccttcagaaGTTAAAAGGAGAAAACATGTATTCAGGTGATGTAAATTTCTACCCATTTCTCTCCTGCAAAGGACTAGTGCCACTGGCTTCTGCACAGACTATCTGAGGTGGAAGTGTTTGCTCTGTAGCACTGGGGATTCATTAGGACAAGGGTGGTCTGGAGATGCTACACAtagcattttctccattttctcctcccaGACAATAAGCCACTCCTTACCTTGGAAAGAGCTGTGCGACCGAAGGTCATGACATAGGAACCCTACTGCAAAgaccagaagcagcagaagcagccgGGCCCAGGGTGGCCGAGGGCCCCGGGCCTGCTGCAGCAAGCCCTGGCACAACAGAGAAGACAGCGGTCAGAAGGGGAGGCTGGCCCTTGCTTCCCACTGTGAGCCCCAGGCGAGGCCTGCGTATAAGCTCAGGGCAGTGGGGGATCCATAGACGGTTGGGACAGAGGCGTGGCCCAATCCGACATAGGGTGTGACAAGACACAAGTAGGACTTCCGGTGGATTGGAGGTTGAGTGTCACACCTTGCAGGCTGTGTCACAGGTGACAACATGCTCATTGCTGCCACTGCCCTTCTTCAGAAGCTCCTGGTTGGTCAGCGTGAAGGACTGAATGGTCTCCTGCCAACATTTCCGTGCCTACAGAACACCAGGAGCTGAGTATTAGTACTCAGAGCTGAACCCTGGCTAGTAAAGGATTCTCAGCCTCCATCTCGCTTCGCATTCGTGTCAAAGGCACAGGAAAGGGAGGACGGAGGTCAAAGACAAACCCGGGCCCCCACATCCTCTCAGCTCCTCACCTTCTTGGGGATCTGCTCCCAGGACGTGAGCAGGTGCTCCAGCAGCAGGCTGTGGAAGAGCACGCCCCTGTCAGTCAGCAGTCCCTGGGCTTGCTTGCCCCTCTGCCTACAATTCCAGGTTCTGAGGGCTGACAGACCCCCACCCACAACAGTTCTTTAAAGGCACCCCAACTGTGTCTCACTCAGACTGTGAGGTATGAGCCTGGAGGACAGTGACCAGGGTTTCCGGATGACACACCAGCATAGTCTGGAAAGCATCGACTATGAGGCGTCTCTGTGTAAATCAGCGggtgaccccacccccacttgcCTGGACTGTGACAGGTGCTTAGGGTACAGTTGTCTCCAGACACTAGTGCTGAGGGGGTCCACAGTCAGGCACTGGGTCAGGCTAGCCAGGAGCTGCACAccacaaaggagagagaatgcTGTGCCCTCAGGGTGGTGTAAAGGAGGGCTTCTGGTAACAAGGCCTCTGCCACAAAGGGTCAAGGCCCCTGAGAAGCTGTCATGAGGTAGGTGTGGCCCCTGAGGTACAGCCTGAGTGTAAGAATCTTGTGTGTAAGTGACAGGGCCTCACCTAGCACCCTCCTGCCTCTCAGGCCCATGCCCCTGTGGTAAaacaggagtgggtggggcaaGTAGTTAAGAGAGCAGAACACTGGGGAAAGTCAGCCTCAGGGCTGACTGCAGCTGTGCTCTGGCAGGGGAAGGCTTCTCACCTCTTTCTTCATGGCAGCAGGACAGCTAGGGGTGGCTCTGGACAGGAATGAGGGGAAGTAGGTGTGCAGGGAAGATTCCGGCTTGGCCCCAAATGCCAGCACCTTCAATCGGGGGAAGAGCTGGCACAGCTGTTCCTGCAGGCTAGGGGAAGAGGGCCAGACTCAGGCTGTGAATGGAACTTTGACATGTGAGCTCACTCCTGGCCTGAAGGAAGAGTCACTGAGCGTCTGTGGATGGTTCTGCATCTCCGTTCATAGAAGCACCTTGCCAGGTTTGTTGAAAGCTTAAGCTTCTCTCCCTAAAAACTGCCCGCCCAACGAAAGAATCACTCAAAGAATCATCATGCTCAAGGATGGAAATCATTTCTGGGTTCCACAGACCCCTTGAAATCGACTGTTGAGCTTTTCGGCTGTGATTTTAGGACGGTGGTGGGGAGAGGTGGTGGTTGTGGCTCGTTTTGTCCCGGAATATCTCTCTAGTACGCATGCTCCAGAGCAGTCTTACCTGGGGCTCAGGGAGTTGTTGGGCATGTAGGCAAAGTCTAGAAGTGGGAAGAAGTCCTTGGGGCCAATCATGCCAAAGCCTTTGGTGAGGTTGGGATGCATCCTAGACAAAGAAGAAGCAGGCTTGTTGGAAACCACCGAGGTGCTCCAGCCATGACCTCAGCTAAGCAGTGTACAGGGGAAAGGGCGTAGACtctaccccagccccagccctcaatggctccctccctttccttcctcaccaTCACACTCGGAGGTGGGAGGAGCTGGTCCTGATTTTCCTCGCATCTATGGAGACCAGGATCATGGCATCCCGTTTTGCCGAGACAGCCTCTTGTGGACACCCTGGGCCTTCCCCTGGCTGTCCCCCCATTACTCACAGGAGCAGCCGGTCCAGGTATGCGATggcaaagggagacagagacttgATACCCAGCACAGGCAGCATGATCCCCAGCCACACTGCAGAATCAGAAGCCGCCAAGTCTCAGGCTCACGCATGGGGCCATCAGAGGTGACACCAACCCATCCTTCTGTCTGCTACCTTTCAGTCCCTCAGTGAGGTTGGTGAAACCCGCTTGCCCCAGGGCCCACATAATGGTCAGGCACTTTGCTGGTCGGCTCTGGTGGGACCGCAGAAGCTCCAGGAACTGAGGAAGTGAGTGGAAAGGGCAGGTTATAAGGCAGCACACCAGGAGTACTACAGATCCTTGTGGGGCAGGTGCCAAGGACAGTGGGACGCCACTGCAGTGTGGCATCATGATTCAAGTGATAGCTTCCCCCACCTCAATTATAGGAGAGCTATGGGACCTCTATGACCCAGCCATTCCACtgataaaatgaatatatggGTCATCCTTATCTAATAGAGTATGCACAGTAAATGCTAATGATATTATGTTATTCCTTCCCAAGCCCAGCAATGCAGTCTGTCTAGTTCCCCTAGTCCTATTTCTTGTTTCCCCAGCACCATCCAGGCTTCACCTTGTCCAGGTTTGAGGTGACAATCTTGGGCTTGTCTTGCAGAATGGCTTGAATACAGATGCGGTACCCATGTAGCGACTCCCCTAGAGAGACATGTCCTCAAATTTACTCATTATGACCTGGCATCCCAACACTTTTTTATTTCTAGATGTCAGTCCAAATTCtaatccctttcctctccctttccaaaAATGTGGACATGAGCACATTTCTTACTGAAAAGGGAACTGATGACCatgttggaagaagaaaaaaggagtgaGCTCTCAGGATGGTCATCCTTAATAGGGCGCTCTCACCTGGTGTCTTATCCAGCTCTTGCAGCATGGTGAATAGACAGTGGTCAAAAAAGAGCTCCACAGACCCTGCAGCTTTGGTCAGGAGCCCCCGGATGATCCCACGTAGTTCTCGGCTCACGAGGCTGTAGGGATAATCTGGGGCCATTGGCCTCTGTGAGTGCTAGGACCAGATGCCCTTGCATTGAGCTGGCTTTCTCTCCCCCAAGGAAGCCTggacatgtgcacagacacaggtCTGAATCAGGACAGTGGAGGCACTGGACTGTTAGGAACATCACCCCTTTGAGAATGCCTTTGGCCTTATCTGAGCTGAGGGGCAGGGGACTAACCATGTGGATACTGGCTCAGAGTGGGCTCCATCCGTGGCGTCTGGAGCTTGTAGTTGAGATAGCTGGCCAGGTCCTTCAGCCACACGGAGGGGTTCCCAGTGAACACACTCTGGCTCTTGTCCAGTTCCTTCTGCAGAGCTGCCACATCCAGCTGTCAGGGCAGAGACTTCCGTGGTGAATTATAAGGGAAGGGAAGTGGGACAGGCGCTGGAAAGTGGCTGAAGGAGGTTTTCTATTGAATCCCACAATTTTGCCAGATCCAGATCCTAAGAGGGCGTGAGGCAGGGACACCTGAGAATGCTATCTCAGGTTCTGTTCATGTTCAAGGGCAAGACAGGAGACAAGAGACCACTGCTTCTGTGGGACAGAGAACCCAAACCAGCTTTTCTAATGCCTCTATCTTGTTCTTGGGagttccatcttccttctcacCTATGTTTCTGACAAACACCCACTTTCTTTCTATTCTAAGTGCaaacattctttccttccacatttCCATACTGTCTGGGACTTGCCTGAGTGTCCCAAGTCCCTGCTTTCTCTGCACCCCAAGCCTAGGCACACTTACAGCTTTCAGTGCATCCTCCAGGCTTCGGAACGGGCCCTGCTTCTGGTTTTGGCTAGCAACAGCTGTCACCTTCTTGGGTTGCTTCTTGTTTACTGGTTTCTTAGACTCTGCAGCAGGGGGTGGAACTTGCTCTTTATTCTGCCGCTTCATGATTTTCTCAAAGCCACGCTCATAAAGAGTGCTTGTAGGCTGGATTGGCGCTAGAATGAAGACAGGCAGAAAACAGCAGGTCACCCTTAAGACCCCAGGGTTCACCGTACAGTGGTCTCTTCTTTGTAGGGGCTCCTAAGTCATTTACAGGGAGATTCTGTCCCTCTCGTCTTTGGAAGCTGCTTAGAAGAACAGCCAAGCACCCTCCTGGTGTCTGATTTTAAACACCACAGGCAGGTCCCTGGCCCTTCCAGTTCTTTATTAGACAAGTCATAGTACATGGGAGCCAGACCACACTTTTTCCAGCACGGTCTCCACCCCCAATTCTTCTTGGTTCTGAGATGACAACTCTATACTCAACAAGTGGcaagctttctctccctctcttggaGACTGTGGAGACAGGTGACACAGAAATTAATTCCTGGTTGGAGTGTATGTCTGGCCATTCCTCCGAATGCTGGCCTTCTCATCCACTCCTCAGACCTGCTGGTTACTTAAGAAGGGGTTCCATGTAGGAACCCAGGTGCCTCTGCCACACGTCTCAGATACCTGGCCATCGAGGGCCGGGACAGCTGAGAGGGTTGTGTGCAAAGGCCTGAACTATGGAGATCGGAATTCCAGCCTCCTCCGACCGGAAAGACGGCTTCTCTGGGCCTCCGCTTCCCGACCTATGCAGTGGAAATGACCACCTCTCCTTGTGCTATCAGTCAGCGTGGCCGGGCCCTGCGGATCTGCTCCCGGCTCCCGCAGCTGCTCCGCCGCGCCCCTGACCCACAGGCCTAGGTGGGCGGCGGCGAATACTCACAGCTCAGGTCATATTTCCACACTCCATTTGCCTCTCCGAGTGCCCGGCGGTCACCGCCGCCACCTCGCCCACCGCTGCTTGCTCCAGGTCGCCGGCTCCTCTTCACCACCTCCCAGCCCCCGCTACCCGCTGCTCTGGCCGCCATGACTTCGGCTCCGCCACCTCCCGGCTTTCCGCTCGGCTCAACCACCGCGCGGTGCCACgtctgctgctgccgccgccgcaaGGCATCCTGGGACTCGTAGTCCGTTCTCGTCGCGCGGCGCGCGGAGGGCCTGGGGAGTGATGGCGGCGGTCGGGTCCTCCCCCTGCGGCGCAAAAATCCCTACCCTGCACCTGCGATGCGGGCTCGGCCCTGGCCGGCTTGGAAATGAGACTATTCcctttttttccttatctttgcAATGCTCCTGAAGGATGGAATGAAACTAGTTCTCACCTCGGGGGAGACTGAGGATTAAATGTGTTCTTCTTTCTTAGAAAGTGGTTGTCTGTTAGCGATTAAACTTCCTATTTGGCGGCCCACAAATTTAGTTGCTGAGGAGTGGAAAGATGCGGACTTCGGGGAGGAAAGTAGAGCGGTGGAGCCGAGAAAGTCTGGCACAGCCGGGCCGTGTTCCCTTTCCAGGCAGCAAGGAAAGGACAGGCTTGGCTCCAGATGTTCAGCTAAGTGGTGGAGAGCCCCAGACTGAAGGAGTCAGACAGCAAGATCTGACCCTAGTCTGCCTACAAAACTTGAATCATCCCTTGCTAGGGAGCATGATGGATTGTAAAACAGCACTGAAAACTTCACAGTTAAGGAAATATGTTGCTTTGTGTGCTTGAGTGAAACTCATGCTGCCACACTGctgcacacccccccccccccccccccctttttttttttttttttttaatagggtttctctgtgtagcactggctttCTGgtactctgtacaccaggctggccttgaactcaaagatctgcctgtctctgcctcctgagtgctgggattaaagacatcaCTGGCAAGGAGCAGTACATTTTCTTACAGGATACGTTACTCAGTTGAGGGATGCTTGAAGACCTAGGATAGGGAAGTGGATTCTGAAACA
It contains:
- the Tmem214 gene encoding transmembrane protein 214 encodes the protein MAARAAGSGGWEVVKRSRRPGASSGGRGGGGDRRALGEANGVWKYDLSSPIQPTSTLYERGFEKIMKRQNKEQVPPPAAESKKPVNKKQPKKVTAVASQNQKQGPFRSLEDALKALDVAALQKELDKSQSVFTGNPSVWLKDLASYLNYKLQTPRMEPTLSQYPHDYPYSLVSRELRGIIRGLLTKAAGSVELFFDHCLFTMLQELDKTPGESLHGYRICIQAILQDKPKIVTSNLDKFLELLRSHQSRPAKCLTIMWALGQAGFTNLTEGLKVWLGIMLPVLGIKSLSPFAIAYLDRLLLMHPNLTKGFGMIGPKDFFPLLDFAYMPNNSLSPSLQEQLCQLFPRLKVLAFGAKPESSLHTYFPSFLSRATPSCPAAMKKELLASLTQCLTVDPLSTSVWRQLYPKHLSQSSLLLEHLLTSWEQIPKKARKCWQETIQSFTLTNQELLKKGSGSNEHVVTCDTACKGLLQQARGPRPPWARLLLLLLVFAVGFLCHDLRSHSSFQASLTGRLLQSSGLLPVAQQVCAKLYSYSLQSYNWLQETLPACGSYLLAVIQPSLQLAWTYIYATFSFLSAHCASYLAFFSDSLAGVLQRVQLPEALHQLFHSLKELLLLFYHSVLLPTWHLLLAALAQVQEHCHEACRGEVTWDCIKTQFSTAAHWTWLCLQDVTVAFLDWALTMISQQ